CAATCGGTCTCGAAGTCACTGCAATCCGTGACGTTACTCCAGTACCACACAACGGTTGCCGCCCTCCAAAACGTCGTCGCGTGTAACCCGTCTTGTACTGCAGAGCGGGGATTCGAGTAGACTTTTGTTGATCGTTTGACCAAGCAAGGCAGTAGAAACGTACACAAGGCGGTTGGCGATTGAACGCGATGGCCAACATGACGATATTCAAGGAGGGGTTCAGATGATCGAAATCGAAAAACCGAAGATTGAAACGATCGAGTTAAGCGAGAACGCTACGTTTGGTAAATTCGTAGTTGAGCCGCTTGAGCGTGGATTCGGTACAACGCTTGGTAACTCATTGCGTCGTATCCTATTGTCTTCACTTCCGGGTGCTGCAGTCACTGCAGTCCAAATCGATGGCGTTCTTCATGAGTTCTCGACGATTGATGGCGTTGTAGAAGACGTTACCCAAATCATCTTGAACCTTAAGAAACTCGCCCTCAAAGTGTACTCGGAAGAAGAGAAAACGCTTGAGATCGATATTCAAGGCGCTGGTGTTGTCACTGCTGCGAACATTACGCATGACAGCGACGTCGAAATCCTCAACCCAGAACTTCACATCGCAACGCTTGCAGAAGGTGCATCACTTCATATGCGTCTTACAGCACGCCGTGGTCGTGGGTATGTTCAGGCTGAAGATAACAAACGGGACGATATGCCAATCGGTGTAATCCCAATCGACTCGATTTACACGCCAATTCAACGTGTAAATTATCAAGTTGAAAAAACACGTGTCGGTCAAGATGCGAGCTTCGATAAGTTGACGCTTGATGTTTGGACGGACGGTTCAATCCGCCCTGAAGAAGCAGTGTCACTCGGTGCGAAAATCATGACAGAACACTTAAACATCTTTGTTGGTCTTACGGACGAAGCGCTCCATGCTGAAATCATGGTCGAAAAGGAAGAAGATCAAAAAGAAAAAGTACTCGAAATGACGATCGAAGAACTCGATCTCTCAGTTCGTTCGTACAACTGTTTGAAACGCGCTGGTATCAACACGGTTCAAGAACTCGCGAACAAGAGCGAAGACGAGATGATGAAAGTCCGTAACCTCGGACGTAAATCACTCGAGGAAGTTCAAGCGAAACTCGACGAACTCGGACTAGGCTTGCGCAAAGAAGACTAATACTATTAATTGCACGAAGGAGGGAATCCATCCATGGCATACTCGAAATTAGGCCGTACAAGCTCACAACGTAAGGCACTTTTGCGTGACCTTGCGACTGATCTCATCATCAATGAGCGTATCCAAACTACAGAACAAAAAGCGAAGGAACTTCGTCCAGTCGTAGAGAAACTCATCACTTTAGGTAAACGCGGTGATCTCCACGCTCGTCGTCAAGTTGCATCGTTCGTTCGCCGTGAAGCTGCTGGTCAAAACGCAGAGGGCAAAGCACAAGACGCGATCCAAAAATTATTCGCTGATGTGGCTCCACGTTTTGCTGAGCGTCAAGGTGGTTACACACGCATCATGAAAATGGGACCACGTCGTGGTGACGGCGCAGAAATGGTCATCATCGAACTCGTTTAATCCTCATTAAATGATTCGCCATAAAAGGGCAGTGCGTATCCCGCTTCTGCCCTTTTGCTACAAAATGAAAGTATTGATTTGATGAAGGAGGAGAGATCATGGACAAGCTGATTGAACTGGAACAGGTCACCTATCGGTATCCGGAACAGGAGCAAGCAGCCCTACACGAGGTCTCTCTGACGATTCGTTCAGGTGAATGGGTCGCCATCGTTGGTCACAACGGCTCTGGAAAATCAACGCTGACGAAATTGTTTAATGGATTGTTGTTACCGGAGACAGGGACCGTTACGGTTGCTGAGCGCTTTTCAAGTGCGAATCCGGAGCAACTGTGGGAGATGCGCCGAGCAATCGGCATCGTCTTCCAAAATCCAGATAATCAATTCGTTGGCACGACCGTGCGCGACGACGTGGCATTTGCTCTAGAAAACTGGGGTGTGCCACGCGAGGAAATGGTTCGTCGTATCGACGACAGTCTAGCGCGCGTTGGCCTTACGGATTTTGTTGATCGGGAACCCCATCAACTATCCGGCGGACAGAAGCAGCGTGTCGCAATCGCTTCGGCGCTTGCGATGCGCCCTGATGTTCTCGTGCTCGATGAAGCTACATCGATGCTTGATCCATTAGCACGACAAGAGGTCATGTCGACCGTTCAGGAACTCCATGCGACCCACCCAATGGCGGTCATCGCGATTACACACGAATTAGACGAAGTATTACGGGCTAGTCGTGTCATCGTCATGGATGCCGGGAAAATCGTATTAGAAGGATCCCCTCAGGAAGTCTTTCGTCATGCATCGTTCTTAGAAGACATCGGACTCGATGTTCCATTCGTTGTTCGGGTACAAGAACGTTTACGGGCGCAAGGTCTCTCACTCGAGGAGACGATACTAGATGAAAGAGAATTGGTGAACCGTTTATGCCAATCTTAATCCAGGAATTAAATTATACGTATCAACTCAATAGTCCGTTCGAACGAGTCGCGCTACGTGATGTGAATCTTGAGATTCCGTCAGGGGCGCTTGTTGCGTTTGTAGGGCATACCGGATCCGGGAAATCGACGCTCGTGCAGCACATCAATGGGTTGCTCAAGCCGACAGCGGGGAAGGTACAAGTCGATGACATCATCGTCGAACCGAAGAAAAAACAAGACCTCAAGCCATTAAGACGTCGCGTCGGGCTTGTTTTTCAATATCCGGAATATCAATTGTTCGAAGAGACGGTCTTAAAGGATGTCATGTTCGGTCCGATGAACTTCGGTCATGACGCCGCGAAGGCTGAGCAATTAGCGAAAGAGGCATTACGGACTGTCGGACTCGATGAAGTCTTTTGGAGTCGTTCGCCGTTTGACCTGTCTGGTGGGCAAATGAGGCGTGTTGCAATTGCCGGCGTACTCGCTAGTCAACCAGACGTGTTGATCGTCGATGAGCCGACGGCAGGACTCGATCCGCAAGGGCGCAAGCATATGCTGAGTCTGTTTGCCCGGCTCCATGCAGAGACCGGTATGACGTTGCTCCTGATCACGCACGACATGGATCAGGTGCTTGAGTATGCCGAGCGTGTCATCGTCATGGAAGACGCCCAGGTGGCGTTTGACGGGCTACCGCTTGATCTGTTTAAAGAAGAGACTTTGCTCGAGCAATTCCATCTCGATCTTCCACATGTCTTATCGCTTGCTTGGCAAGTCG
This region of Exiguobacterium acetylicum DSM 20416 genomic DNA includes:
- a CDS encoding DNA-directed RNA polymerase subunit alpha; this translates as MIEIEKPKIETIELSENATFGKFVVEPLERGFGTTLGNSLRRILLSSLPGAAVTAVQIDGVLHEFSTIDGVVEDVTQIILNLKKLALKVYSEEEKTLEIDIQGAGVVTAANITHDSDVEILNPELHIATLAEGASLHMRLTARRGRGYVQAEDNKRDDMPIGVIPIDSIYTPIQRVNYQVEKTRVGQDASFDKLTLDVWTDGSIRPEEAVSLGAKIMTEHLNIFVGLTDEALHAEIMVEKEEDQKEKVLEMTIEELDLSVRSYNCLKRAGINTVQELANKSEDEMMKVRNLGRKSLEEVQAKLDELGLGLRKED
- the rplQ gene encoding 50S ribosomal protein L17, whose product is MAYSKLGRTSSQRKALLRDLATDLIINERIQTTEQKAKELRPVVEKLITLGKRGDLHARRQVASFVRREAAGQNAEGKAQDAIQKLFADVAPRFAERQGGYTRIMKMGPRRGDGAEMVIIELV
- a CDS encoding energy-coupling factor ABC transporter ATP-binding protein; protein product: MDKLIELEQVTYRYPEQEQAALHEVSLTIRSGEWVAIVGHNGSGKSTLTKLFNGLLLPETGTVTVAERFSSANPEQLWEMRRAIGIVFQNPDNQFVGTTVRDDVAFALENWGVPREEMVRRIDDSLARVGLTDFVDREPHQLSGGQKQRVAIASALAMRPDVLVLDEATSMLDPLARQEVMSTVQELHATHPMAVIAITHELDEVLRASRVIVMDAGKIVLEGSPQEVFRHASFLEDIGLDVPFVVRVQERLRAQGLSLEETILDERELVNRLCQS
- a CDS encoding energy-coupling factor transporter ATPase produces the protein MPILIQELNYTYQLNSPFERVALRDVNLEIPSGALVAFVGHTGSGKSTLVQHINGLLKPTAGKVQVDDIIVEPKKKQDLKPLRRRVGLVFQYPEYQLFEETVLKDVMFGPMNFGHDAAKAEQLAKEALRTVGLDEVFWSRSPFDLSGGQMRRVAIAGVLASQPDVLIVDEPTAGLDPQGRKHMLSLFARLHAETGMTLLLITHDMDQVLEYAERVIVMEDAQVAFDGLPLDLFKEETLLEQFHLDLPHVLSLAWQVADQRGLERPDIRTETELIEWLMTKGVSE